The sequence AATACAATAAGCAGTTTCAGGTAATGCCTTATCCAAACCGGACACACAGCATTTCGGAAGGACCGGGCACATCGCAACATCTGCACACGTTGTACACCAATTATCTGCTTCAACACTGCCCTCCGGGCCCTCGTTAAGCGTCTTTTCGATTATGACCCGATTGACATTAGTCCTGCTACTGATTACATTGCCACTTCTGGTATCAGCCCAAAAGTATGAATTTACCCATGACGATACCCTGCGCGGCTCCATCACGCCCGAACGGGCCTGGTGGGATCTTGCTTTTTATCATCTTAAAGTCCGGGTTCAGCCTACGGATAGCACGCTTAGCGGCTCTACAATGATCCGGTATCGCGTTCTGAAGCCGGGGCAAACCATGCAGGTAGATCTCCAGCGGCCGTTACGAGTGGTAAAAGTTGAACAGGGTGGTGAATTGCTCAAATTTCGGCAGGATGGCAACGCGTATTTTGTTGACTTGACCAAGCGGCAACAACCCGGCCAGACGGAATCCATCACGGTGCATTATGCCGGGAAACCACGCATTGCCAAACGTCCCCCTGGGATGGCGGCATGGTCTGGTCGCGGGATAAATCGGGAAACTGGTTCATTGCCACTGCCTGCCAGGGCCTGGGAGCCAGCGCGTGGTGGCCCTGCAAAGATCACATGTACGACGAGCCGGATTCGATGGCTATCAGCGTGACGGTTCCTGAAGGGTTAACCGATGTTTCGAATGGTCGGCTACGGCAGGTAATAACGAATCCGGATCACACGCGCACCTTCAACTGGTACGTAACCAACCCGATCAACAACTACGGTGTAAACTTGAACATCGGGCAATATGAACACTGGAGTGAGAAATATGCGGGTGAGAAAGGGCCGCTTTCCATCGACTTCTATGCCCTGCGCGACGACGTCGATTCTGCTCGTTCACAATTCAAACAGGTTACCCAGATGATGAAAGCGTTTGAGCATTGGTTTGGGCCCTATCCGTTCTACGAAGACGGCTACAAACTGGTCGAAACGCCTTATCTGGGTATGGAGCACCAAAGCTCGGTCACGTATGGCAACAAATTTCGGAATGGGTATCTGGGCCGCGATTTATCTAAAACAGGCTGGGGATTGCTCTGGGATTTCATCATTGTCCACGAATCGGGGCACGAGTGGTTTGCCAACAACATTACCTACAAAGACGTAGCCGATATGTGGATTCATGAAAGTTTTACGAACTACTCCGAAAATCTGTTCACGGAATATTATTACGGCAAAGATGCCGGAGCACAATACGTGATCGGCTGTCGTGGTAACATCCGGAACGACAAGCCCATTATCGGTATCTACAATGTTAATCATAGCGGCTCCGGCGACATGTATTACAAGGGAGGCAACATGCTTCACACCATCCGGCAGCTTGTCAACGACGACGAGAAATGGCGGCAACTGCTGCGTGGGATGAACAAGACGTTCTATCATCAGACCGTTACGACTCAGCAAATTGAGGACTATATGATCCAGCAGACTGGCCTGAATCTCAAACCTATTTTCGATCAATATTTGCGCGACACCCGAATTCCAGTACTCGAATATCGCCCGGTTGCGGGCGGTCTTCAATACCGCTGGACAAATTGCGTCGCTGGATTCGACATGCCCGTGCGCGTATGTCTCGATGAATCGGGGCCGTATAAGCAGCTAGCGCCAACCGCACAATGGAAAACGTTGGCAGCCAAGGGAGCAGTAACGCTTATCCCGGATGCAAATTATTATGTATTGAGTAAGTTAGTGAGTAGTCTTTAATTTTAACCAACCTCAACTATGGCAATCAACTGGCAAGGCGTGTTTCCGGCCTTAACGACCAAATTCACAGCAGACGAAGAACTCGATCTGGTTGCATTCAGCGCTAATCTGGCAGCACAGCTCGACGCTGGCGTAGACGGCATTATTCTGGGTGGCTCGCTCGGCGAAGCCAGTACGCTTTCCAATGACGAGAAAGATACACTCGTCAAAACAGCCGTTGATTATGTTGACGGACAGGTTCCGGTGGTGTTAAATATTGCAGAGGGAGCCACTCGGGAAGCCGTCCGCATTGCCGAACGTGCTGCCGGGATGGGCGTTAGTGGGTTAATGTTATTGCCGCCGATGCGCTACAAAGCCGATGAACGTGAAACGTGCACATACTTTAAGGCCATTGCCGCAGCCACCGATCTGCCGATCATGATTTATAACAACCCGGTTGATTATAAAATCGAAGTGACACTCGACATGTTCGAAGAATTAGTTGAATTGCCGACCATTCAGGCCGTTAAAGAATCGACCCGGGATATCTCGAATGTTACCCGGCTCCGCAACCGATTTGGCGACCGGATCAAAATTCTGTGCGGGGTTGATACGCTGGCCATGGAAGAACTGGTTATGGGTGCCGACGGCTGGGTAGCCGGGCTGGTCTGTGCGTTCCCACGCGAGACTGTAGCCATCTACAGACTCGTCAAAGCAGGCCGTTACGACGAAGCCCGTGCCATTTATCGCTGGTTTCTGCCCCTGCTGGAACTGGACATTCATCCGAAACTCGTGCAGTACATTAAATTAGCCGAAACAGCCGCTGGGCTAGGTACAGAGTACGTACGCGCTCCCCGCTTACCGCTCGTCGGCTCTGAACGCGAGCGTATCCTGAATGTCATAAACACAGGTCTCGCCAACCGGCCAAAACTACCCGCACTGGAAGAGTTGGTTCATGTAGACTGAGGTGTCGATCGTTGACATGATCCGGTCAGTTCTTCATTTCCCATTCTATATTCCAGTTCATGAAGTCTTTTTTTTGCATTGACGCACACACCTGCGGTAACCCCGTTCGGGTAGTGACAGGCGGTAGTATTCCGTATTTGCATGGGGCAACGATGAGCGAAAAACGTCAGCATTTCCTGCGCGAATACGACTGGATTCGGACCGGACTGATGTTTGAGCCACGCGGCCACGATATGATGTCGGGCAGTATACTCTATCCGCCCAGTGACCCCGCCAACGATGTGGGTGTTCTGTTCATTGAGACGTCGGGCTGTTTGCCCATGTGCGGTCATGGCACCATTGGTACAGTTACCGTTGCCATTGAACAGGGCCTGGTGACTCCCAAAACACCAGGCGTGCTGAATCTGGAAGTTCCCGCCGGACTCGTTAGGGCTGAGTACCGGCAGGAAGGCAAAAAGGTCAAATCGGTAAAGATTACGAACATCAAATCGTACCTCGCGGCTGAAAACCTAACGGTTGAATGCCCCGACTTAGGCACATTGACCGTCGATGTAGCCTACGGCGGAAACTTTTATGCCATTGTTGACCCGCAACCTAATTTCCCAGGGATAGAGCAATTCAAGGCCGAGCAACTCATTGCGTGGGCGCGAACGATGCGGCAGCGGATGAACGAGCAGTACACGTTTGTACATCCCGAAAATGCCACCATTAATGGACTAAGCCACATTCTCTGGACTGGTGAACCGCTTGACCCTACGTCAACAGCCCGCAACGCTGTATTCTACGGCGACAAGGCAATTGACCGATCGCCCTGCGGCACCGGAACCTCAGCCCGATTAGCACAATGGTATGCCAAAGGCAAACTAAAACCCGGTCAGGATTTTATCCACGAAAGCATAATCGGCTCAAAATTCATTGGTCGCATTGAGGCCGAAACGGAGCTTAATGGCCAGCCTGCCATCATTCCCAGCGTTGAAGGGTGGGCGATTATTCACGGATTCAATCAGATTTTACTCGACGAGGACGACCCGTATAAGCACGGATTTCAAGTGATTTGATCATGAACGTAGGAATCATCGGCGGGGGCGTCAGCGGTCTCTTTTCAGCTTATTATTTACGACAGGCAGGGCATGAGGTGACCCTCCTGGAAAACGGTACGTTTGCCGATAGTTGCTCGCACGGCAATGCAGGTATGATTGTGCCCAGTCACATTATTCCACTCGCGGCACCGGGCATGATCGCCAAAGGGATTCGGTGGATGTTCCGGTCGACCAGTCCATTTTACGTAAAGCCACGGCTCAACCGCGATTTGCTGCAGTGGGGCTGGCTTTTTTATAAACATGCTACCGCCGAGCACGTAGAACGGGCGATTCCTGTGCTACGCGATCTGAGTTTTTTGAGCAAAAAACTCTATCAGGAACTCGCCACAACGGGCAATCTCGACTTCGGCTGGCAGGAACGTGGCTTACTGATGCTCTATCAGACTCCCGACAACGAGCACGAAATGGCTGATGAAGCCAATGTAGCCAATCGGGCGGGTGTTGACGCACAGATCCTGACAGGTCAGCAGGTACAGGATCTTGAACCGACAGCTAGGGTCACAGTACGCGGGGCTGTTTATTATCCCGGCGATGCACAGATCTACCCCAATCAGTTGATTCAGGCACTCGTCATTCGGTTGCGACAACTAGGCGTAACGATGCTCGAGAATCAGCAAGTAATTGATTTTTCACTCCAAAACGCTCGTGTTCAGGAGGTTATTACGACTACGAATGCTTATTCATTCGATGAAGTGGTCGTTGCAGCCGGAGCCTGGTCGCCTGAATTGACCCGAAAGCTGGGGTTATCGCTACCCCTACAGGGCGGAAAGGGCTATAGCTTCATGCTTCCGAAGCAGGATCAAACCATTCGGGTGCCTGCCATTATGCTCGAAGCACGCGCTACGGCTACACCGATGAACGGTCAGCTCCGGTTGGCCGGAACGCTCGAAATTGCCGGAACCGATCTGTCGGTAAACCCGAATCGGGTTCGGGGTATCGTACAGTCGATCAATCAGTATTATCCGGATCTGGCCGTTACAATGCCCGCGACTGAAACGGTCTGGCGGGGGCTTCGTCCCTGCTCCCCCGATGGACTCCCTTACATTGGTCGCCTGAAGCATCTGCAAAATCTGACACTCGCCACCGGGCATGGCATGATGGGCGTTAGCCTTGGCCCGGCAACTGGTCAGTTGGTTGCCGAGACCATTACGGGTAGAACTGCCAGCCTTTCACTACAGCCATTTGCTCCTGAACGGTTCAGCAAGTAGCCGATCCAGTTTTTTTACAGCGTAACCAGAGCGAGTCACTGAGTCAACGGAGTATTTCTCTGTTCTCCCGGTGACTCGCTCTGCTTATGTACCACTTGAGAGAATTTACAGACAATAGCTGTTTTAGATTAAAAAGTGATTAGGCTCTTTCTGTAATCACCTGATAGTGTGTACTCTTTCCTCAATACAGTCCGGATTCTGCCAATACGTTGTATACCGTATGCAACATTTGATTTGACATCGACGTACATAATTACAGAAGGCGGCCTATAGTCTTCCAACTATACAGATCAAGATGAGAAAATACGGTATGACCAACGCATCTCACAATCAGCCTATCTGGCAGAAACCAATTTTGTGGCTAATGGCCGGTTTCGTGCTAACCTTATCGTCATGCAATAAGAAAGTCGACGACGTCAGTCCGCAAACCACAGGAACGACCAGTGAAAACTCAACGATTGATAACTGGATTCTGGAGAACATGCGTCAGGTGTATTACTGGAACGATAAAATTCCGGCAAATCCAGACACCACCCTGGCTCCTTCCGACTTTTTCGACTCCATCCTATACAGTTTCGATGCAACCTTACGACCCGATGGGGATCGATTTTCCTGGATTGAGGAAAATGCGACCGATCTGACAGCCGAATTAAGTGGTCAGACCAAAACAACCGGTATGGAGTTTACACTTTATCTGCGTACGTCCGGCTCCACCGATGTGATTGCCCAAGTATTGTATGTTCTACCGAACTCCCCCGCCGAACAGGCCGGGCTGAAGCGGGGTGACATCATCAGCAAAGTAAACGGTCAATCACTGTCTACTACCAATTACCAGTCACTGTTATTGGGCGATGCCACGACCTATGCGTTCGGAATGGCTCAGGTCAGTAATCAGGCGCTGGTGGATACCGACGTCACAAAAACCGTAACAACGGCTGTTTATCAGGAAAACCCGGTCTTTCTGGATTCAGTGTATACAATTGGCAGCAAAACCATTGGCTATCTGGTTTATAATCAGTTCGTACCGGCGCCAAACGGCAGCAATGGCACTGAATATGACAATCAGGTCGATGCAATTTTCAGCAAATTCAAGGCCCAGGGCGTTAATGAACTTGTTCTTGACCTGCGCTACAATCCGGGCGGTTATACGTCCTCTTCGGCGAATCTGGCCAGCCTGATTGGAAAAGGTGTCGATGCCAGCAAACTGTACTTCCGGGAAGAATGGAACGCAACCATTACACCCGAATTACAAAAAGAATACGGCAGCGATTTCTTTCTGCAAAAATTCAGTACGAAGGCACAAAACATTGGTGGCAATCTGTCGCGGGTATTTGTGCTCACAACCGACTGGACAGCCTCAGCCAGTGAACTGATTATCAACGGCCTGCGCCCTTACATGACGGTTACAACAATTGGTACGACTACGCATGGCAAGAACGTTGGTTCCATTACGATTACCGACGACACCGGCAAAATTAAGTGGGGTATGCAGCCGATTGTGTTCAAGTCCTTCAATAGCCTGGGCCAATCCGACTATGCCACCGGTTTTACACCCTCGGTTGAAGTAGAGGAACCCATCACCCTGTATCCGCTCGGCGACACCCGCGACGCTCTTTTAAATGCTGCTATCGGTCAGATAACGGGTGCGGGAGCCAGTAGCCGCCTGGGTGCTACCCAAAACCCGCTGAAAGCGCTGGGCTCATCGATCCAGCGAAAAGCCGGTGGTAGCCAGATGGTACGACCAATAAAAAACCTCAATCTGTAGATACAGACCTGTTTAACAAGCGCGCTGGCACCTCTGAATCAGAGGTGCCAGCGCGCTTGTTAAACAGGTCTTTTAGCTGTTTCGGCAAATGAAGTTTTGACTGGTCGGCAAGAATTAAGAATTTTTATGAATACCCCTCGTTAGTAAGTAAGGTCCGTTTAAAGTAATTTTGCAGAACGCATTTAAGGTTCAAGCCCGCGCGAGCTGGCCAGGAAAGACAAATTAACCACTTATACGTTAATCGTTCGTCTCGGCTAATTCCCCCGGCGGAAGCCTCAAAAGCATCGGTCTTAACTCAAATTGATATAACTTTACGGTTCAGTTCTTTCGTTTACGCTATCTTTCATGATTAATTTACCAATCCGATTTCGTTCGGCAACTGGGTTCCAGCCGAAATCTATATCCCAAACGGCTTCTCTCTCACAAGCAGATCAGGATACTAAAAATCACCGCCGGTCACAGCTCATTAACTGGGCATTAGGTCTGGTTTGCGTAGGCTGGGCCAGCGCACTTATCGGTTGCTCCAGCTCCGACACGGCATCAACACTAGGCGACTGGAGACACCGTTCCGATTTTGAAGGTGTGGCTCGTGCTTCTTCTTCCGGTTTCGTTATCGGTAATTTTGCCTACCTGGGCACGGGATACGATGCTTCCAACAATCGCCTGAAAGATTTCTGGGCGTATGATCAGACAAAAAATACATGGGTGCAACTGGCCGATTTTGGTGGAGTTGCCCGCACAAATGCTGTCGGTTTTTCGGTTGGTACCAAAGGCTATATCGGAACCGGTCTGAACGCCAACAATGACAAACTGAAAGACTTCTGGGAATACGATCAGGCAACCAACAAGTGGAAAGCCGTGGCTGATTTTGGTGGTACAGCCCGTTACGCTGCTGTCGCCTTTTCGCTTGGTAACAAAGGCTACGTGGGTACCGGTAATGATGGCAACTATTTGAAAGATATATGGTCTTTTGATCCAGCTCAAAATGCTTGGGCAAAAGTTAGCAGCTACAGCGGATCGAAGCGGGTTGGTGCCGTAGCCATTGTGCTCAACGGACTGGCTTATGTTGGAACGGGCAACAACAACGGAAGCACCCTGAGAGATTGGTATGCTTATGATCCGGCGCAGGATTTATGGGTTGAAAAAGCACAGTTTACGACCGATCAGTCGACCATTGCCCGGAGCTATGCGGTTGGATTCGCCATCAACAATCTGGGCTATATTACATCCGGTGATGCCAGCAGCACAACCGTTTGGCAATACAATCCAGCTACGGACATCTGGGCAACGCTGGGAACATTTGAAGGTTCGGGAAGAACCTACGCGATTGGCTTTGCGATCGGCGGTAAAGGGTACGTTACAACAGGTCTGAGTGGTACAGCTCGTTTTGATGACCTGTGGGAGTTCGACCCAACCATAGCACAGGACCTTGACACCAACTAAAAACATACAGCCACAGAAACGACGTTCCCGTCCAGCGCTGATCCGCAAAGGGTTGTTACTGGTAATGGCGGGCCTTGCAATCCTGACTGGCTACCTGTTCTACAGTTGGCAGCCTCACTACAAGGTTCAGGTTTTTAACACATCAAGTGGCTGGGGTTACGATATACTGGATAACGGCAAACCGTTTATTCACCAGCCTACCATACCGGGCGTACCTGGTGTGGTAGGCTTTACCAACAGTGAGCAGGCCCAACGGGTCGGTGAGCGGGTTGTCGAGAAATTACAGGAGGAACAGGCAATGCCTACTCTGACACATGACGAATTGCGCCAGTTAGGCGTAACAATTCCCTGATCTGTTTTTATGATGCGTACTTTCTGGTACGCCGGTTTGCTGTTGCTGACCGGTATTGTACTTTTCGCCTGTCAATCAGGCGATCTTAACGTGGGGCAATCGGTCATCAACCCGCAGGAGTTGTTGGTTCAATCCATTGATTCTGTTACAATTCAGACATCAACGGTGTTGAAGACCGACTCATTCCCAACGTCTCCCGACCAAAATATTCTGATTGGGCAGTGGACTGATGCAAAAACGGGTCGGTTAACGGCACGAGGAATCGCGGCACTTGACTATGCATCGAACTCCTTTACGACTCAAACGACATTGCGTTTAGATTCTTTAGTGCTTGAATTAGGCTATGCCTATACCTATGGTGATACTGCTTCAGTATTTAATATGAGTGTGTACCGCCTGAATCGGCCGTTGGCTTCTCAACTCTTTTATAATACCACGCCTGCTAGCTACGAAACGAAGCCCTTTTTACAGCAGGCAATTATACCCAGGCCGGTAACCGGTACAAGGCCCGTTCGTATGCGGATTCCGGCCGACATCGCACAGGCATTCTACGCAAAGCTTGTGAGTGGTGAAATTAACAATTCAACTACATTAGAAGAGTTTTTTCCTGGTTTTGCCTTTGTGAGTCAATCAACGGCCAATAATACATTTCTGGCGTTTGCAACGGGTTCAACAAGCGGTTTACGGCTCTATTATCACGATACGGATATTAACCAGACAGCATCAAACGTGCTGTTCCCGCTCAGCAGTCTGCATTTTACCCAATTGCAGAATGACCGCAGTGGCACAGTCTTAAGTTCGTTAAAGACCCGTTCCGATGCGGTAAACAGCCGCCAAACCGACAATACGACATCTATATCCTGGGGAGCTGGTCTGCAAACCCGCATCGAATTCCCCTTCCTGGGTGAGTTTGCGCGCCCTGACCAGTTTGTCGATCTGAACAGTGCTTTACTGGTTATAAAACCGGTTCGGCAAAGCATTCTGGATAATGCGGCTCCAGTACTAAACCTGGCTATTTATGAAGTCAACGGTCAGAATGATATTATAGCAACCGTACCGGGTACCTCATCAGGGTCAACACAAGCTATCGCCCAGTATCTCCTAAATCCATATATACCGTTACTGGATGATACGTACACCTTTGATTTGACCTATTACATTGGTCAGATCATTAAGCGGAAAATTCCGAATCGTGCGCTATTACTGACCACATATCCAAACCCACAAAACGGGACCCCTACGTTGCGGGAATTGATTCAGCGGGTAACGCTCGGTAATCAGCAACGCCAAAACGATCCGATGAAATTGCAACTGTACATGACGTCCAGTCTGTAAGCTCCCTGTCAGGCATTTCGGTCTTTGACTACAACTTTATTCAGCAGGCCAGCAAAATAGAATTTTGCTGGCCTTTATAATTCTATACATACCACTCTCTAGCTACTGACTACTCTTCCTGTTTTATAGCTATAACTTCCAGGTTGAACCCGTAAAAGCCCATTGT comes from Spirosoma aureum and encodes:
- a CDS encoding dihydrodipicolinate synthase family protein, which encodes MNWQGVFPALTTKFTADEELDLVAFSANLAAQLDAGVDGIILGGSLGEASTLSNDEKDTLVKTAVDYVDGQVPVVLNIAEGATREAVRIAERAAGMGVSGLMLLPPMRYKADERETCTYFKAIAAATDLPIMIYNNPVDYKIEVTLDMFEELVELPTIQAVKESTRDISNVTRLRNRFGDRIKILCGVDTLAMEELVMGADGWVAGLVCAFPRETVAIYRLVKAGRYDEARAIYRWFLPLLELDIHPKLVQYIKLAETAAGLGTEYVRAPRLPLVGSERERILNVINTGLANRPKLPALEELVHVD
- a CDS encoding 4-hydroxyproline epimerase, producing the protein MKSFFCIDAHTCGNPVRVVTGGSIPYLHGATMSEKRQHFLREYDWIRTGLMFEPRGHDMMSGSILYPPSDPANDVGVLFIETSGCLPMCGHGTIGTVTVAIEQGLVTPKTPGVLNLEVPAGLVRAEYRQEGKKVKSVKITNIKSYLAAENLTVECPDLGTLTVDVAYGGNFYAIVDPQPNFPGIEQFKAEQLIAWARTMRQRMNEQYTFVHPENATINGLSHILWTGEPLDPTSTARNAVFYGDKAIDRSPCGTGTSARLAQWYAKGKLKPGQDFIHESIIGSKFIGRIEAETELNGQPAIIPSVEGWAIIHGFNQILLDEDDPYKHGFQVI
- a CDS encoding NAD(P)/FAD-dependent oxidoreductase, which codes for MNVGIIGGGVSGLFSAYYLRQAGHEVTLLENGTFADSCSHGNAGMIVPSHIIPLAAPGMIAKGIRWMFRSTSPFYVKPRLNRDLLQWGWLFYKHATAEHVERAIPVLRDLSFLSKKLYQELATTGNLDFGWQERGLLMLYQTPDNEHEMADEANVANRAGVDAQILTGQQVQDLEPTARVTVRGAVYYPGDAQIYPNQLIQALVIRLRQLGVTMLENQQVIDFSLQNARVQEVITTTNAYSFDEVVVAAGAWSPELTRKLGLSLPLQGGKGYSFMLPKQDQTIRVPAIMLEARATATPMNGQLRLAGTLEIAGTDLSVNPNRVRGIVQSINQYYPDLAVTMPATETVWRGLRPCSPDGLPYIGRLKHLQNLTLATGHGMMGVSLGPATGQLVAETITGRTASLSLQPFAPERFSK
- a CDS encoding S41 family peptidase codes for the protein MAGFVLTLSSCNKKVDDVSPQTTGTTSENSTIDNWILENMRQVYYWNDKIPANPDTTLAPSDFFDSILYSFDATLRPDGDRFSWIEENATDLTAELSGQTKTTGMEFTLYLRTSGSTDVIAQVLYVLPNSPAEQAGLKRGDIISKVNGQSLSTTNYQSLLLGDATTYAFGMAQVSNQALVDTDVTKTVTTAVYQENPVFLDSVYTIGSKTIGYLVYNQFVPAPNGSNGTEYDNQVDAIFSKFKAQGVNELVLDLRYNPGGYTSSSANLASLIGKGVDASKLYFREEWNATITPELQKEYGSDFFLQKFSTKAQNIGGNLSRVFVLTTDWTASASELIINGLRPYMTVTTIGTTTHGKNVGSITITDDTGKIKWGMQPIVFKSFNSLGQSDYATGFTPSVEVEEPITLYPLGDTRDALLNAAIGQITGAGASSRLGATQNPLKALGSSIQRKAGGSQMVRPIKNLNL
- a CDS encoding Kelch repeat-containing protein → MINLPIRFRSATGFQPKSISQTASLSQADQDTKNHRRSQLINWALGLVCVGWASALIGCSSSDTASTLGDWRHRSDFEGVARASSSGFVIGNFAYLGTGYDASNNRLKDFWAYDQTKNTWVQLADFGGVARTNAVGFSVGTKGYIGTGLNANNDKLKDFWEYDQATNKWKAVADFGGTARYAAVAFSLGNKGYVGTGNDGNYLKDIWSFDPAQNAWAKVSSYSGSKRVGAVAIVLNGLAYVGTGNNNGSTLRDWYAYDPAQDLWVEKAQFTTDQSTIARSYAVGFAINNLGYITSGDASSTTVWQYNPATDIWATLGTFEGSGRTYAIGFAIGGKGYVTTGLSGTARFDDLWEFDPTIAQDLDTN
- a CDS encoding DUF4907 domain-containing protein, giving the protein MTPTKNIQPQKRRSRPALIRKGLLLVMAGLAILTGYLFYSWQPHYKVQVFNTSSGWGYDILDNGKPFIHQPTIPGVPGVVGFTNSEQAQRVGERVVEKLQEEQAMPTLTHDELRQLGVTIP
- a CDS encoding DUF4270 family protein; protein product: MMRTFWYAGLLLLTGIVLFACQSGDLNVGQSVINPQELLVQSIDSVTIQTSTVLKTDSFPTSPDQNILIGQWTDAKTGRLTARGIAALDYASNSFTTQTTLRLDSLVLELGYAYTYGDTASVFNMSVYRLNRPLASQLFYNTTPASYETKPFLQQAIIPRPVTGTRPVRMRIPADIAQAFYAKLVSGEINNSTTLEEFFPGFAFVSQSTANNTFLAFATGSTSGLRLYYHDTDINQTASNVLFPLSSLHFTQLQNDRSGTVLSSLKTRSDAVNSRQTDNTTSISWGAGLQTRIEFPFLGEFARPDQFVDLNSALLVIKPVRQSILDNAAPVLNLAIYEVNGQNDIIATVPGTSSGSTQAIAQYLLNPYIPLLDDTYTFDLTYYIGQIIKRKIPNRALLLTTYPNPQNGTPTLRELIQRVTLGNQQRQNDPMKLQLYMTSSL